The genomic segment attagatggactgtatatcaaGATCAAGTAAGATAGTTCTTAAAGTTGCGTGAGAGTTTCTCGTTACATAATCGTTTGGAATATGATCTAAAATACTTGGCGGTAGATTCAAAACACGTTCAGATTTTGAGTGCAAATTCAAAAAgcatttttgcattttgccgcctaaaaattcatttaaaagcaatggaaaatatatccacagtatagacaacaactccagaaccatagcccccatctgcttttataaaccaagaattatccgagaagccattgaaatagaaaaaagaccaaattgccttaataaaagagatgacgccatacggttaccttctacattagtgttgcccaaatgcaagaacaagacgagacttagacagtcttggtcttggtcttgcgccaatgcacctggtcttggtcttggtattgcactcccggtcttggtcttggtcttgcagatACCCATTAGCCTAGTGCTAtgtattaaacgttactttagatctaagaacaacgtaacagagtaagtacattttaagcttgaattaacataaccataataaagaccaaccaaattaataaatgtctaaacaactgacatcgggtgaggtttgaagccacgatctaagcgattcgtgcctatgctctaaataattcagctatctaccatgccccacgaaagtcaatctgtttcttaataaacgtttgcaaTTACTAAGCTTACTTGTGCTAAAacgtggttaaaacacaaaaaaaacaaataaatgacATCAGCATGCCTgcattttaaagaacattatctgccaagaaagggattgatggacatgatgggcaaaaaatccacatacatgtatcaagggcacagattttttaggtgatcaagttgttttaaattaaggagatacctacttagtaaatacattaatttaccaaaataaagtagcaGGTACATCATATATGTAACTGTtaataaggtaataagtatattttttacatgtccactttttctagcggttattaaaaagcttgtgatatctccaccgaattttggtttttcatgaagaaatatttgtaattcctttttgtgaaaagatattagatgcttccttaaacctgacgtgtttctgttgttcattttcatttcaacgtttctatgtaggcacaatttacacaaagcaatttgggatgcataaattatttcgaaaaactcatcaaatttgcttttaggtcttttagatcaactccaacgctcactactccgactattatagaactatttgaatctttgtccctcatgtcaaattgtaaatttgtcaccccggaacaacaaggattagatgaaaaacaattattacattagactcaaagaaaagctcaattgggaatgaagttaagtaatgtcgaaaaagtaactactataaactagttactttatgttcgttactatccaataccctaagtatctaataacaaaccgataattatatatcgttacttcgttattataaatacttcggtattttgtttacacggtagatattatctgttattaatttgtctcgttacgtttgactctttcagcaaattttgtttaaccgaatgatctcatcgcacactcagcagaaacaatttatagccttcggccgataagatttgtttattagctagggtgacatattttaaaaaatatcgatacgatattactgtcggcgtcgcaatgcatGAAGATTATTTTGATGATTAGAGAGCagctattctcaaaatatggacaattaatttcagagcgaagaaatCTGCTGGAAAATGTacagaatattttatttttacattgtaattatgacctctgagcacgtgtcaaatgtgtttttttaataaatattttaattcggtatgtatgtttatggtctTGTTTGTAattcgcataagtccagtttttcaaatttttattacatacttttttgcgtctcatagtctttaagcatatacccaaactactatactcgctaaaaccagactcagtcctaactgcaagacgcaagagtctcgcaggcttagtcttgttcttgcttaagtcttggtcttgctaaaattaggcggtcttggtcttggtcttacaaaaacgcaagaacaagaccaagactgcaagaccaagaccgattttgggcaacactattctacatggagacctctcataaacaaaatatcgcccccgcCCCCTCCATACTcaaatcaaaatcccactgtcagaaatgttcgcgccaatccccaccctaacccccacctaggccacgtcaccatcgacggtataaatgaaccgtcccctggtcccagtcgtagtagtgaactagtgagtgaactagaagtgactagtgagtgtagtagtgtctgggggctcgggagactgagatctcggaagccctgaagaagacatcagagaggatgtcgaaagctcggcaaaatggatatcgacgcggttcaacccggaagactggcgagtttaatattaatttttataatagtattaatcttagctaataataatataaataatatatatatatatatatatatatatatatatatatatatatatatatatatatatatatatatatatatatatatatatatatatatatatatatatatatatatgtaacgatgttagttgagttgttaagatattaccgaactgtaaacttataaatatatttatataaattcgaaccgctcgttttatttaatctcgttACAATATTTTCTTATATTCCATGTGGACGTCCTGATTTTACTTAGTATATAagaacaaaattatattttaaaatgattatatttatattataaagacGGGAGAAGCATTAAGGTATACCTACCACTTGTTGAgatagttattattatttttaaacgtcacacttataaggtttttctccagtatgtgttctcaaatgattttttaaagtatttaattGAGAAAaacgcttaaaacaaatttcacacatATAAGGCTTTTCACCATTGTGCACTCTCAGATGCTTGTTCAGATTTCCTTTTTcaaaaaattgcttaaaacaaacttcacactggaaaggtttttctccagtatgtaccctcaagtgcctttttaaattttCCAATCGACGTAACTgcataaaacaaatttcacacttgtacggtttttctGCAGTGTGTGTTGCTGTATGCCGTTTCAAATGACATGCATAATTAAACTGCTTataacaaatttcgcacttgtaaggtttttctccagtgtgcgctGCTGTatgttgttttaaataatttgcgTTACTAAACTCCTtataacaaatttcacacttgtaaagtTTATATCCAGTATGAATTCTCAAATGGATTTGTAAGTAAAATTTccgagaaaactgcttaaaacaaatttcacacttatatggtttttctccagtatgcttTCTTACATGATGTGTTAAATGACCTAGTTGGGAAAATTgcctaaaacaaatttcacacttgtgaggtttttctccagtgtgtattctcatatGACATTTCAAAATACTACGACGAGAaaactgcttgaaacaaatttcacagttgtatggtttttctccagtgtgaacttttGTATGGTCATTCAAAGTACTTTTctgagtaaactgcttaaaacaaatttcacaccgGTAAgacttttctccagtgtgaacagGCATGTGatcatttaaattacttttttgagTAAAccgcttgaaacaaatttcacatttgtatggTTTTtgtccagtgtgcaatctcatatgTTGTTTCAAACCCATTGCTCTAGtgaactgctttaaacaaattttacacttataaggtttttcttcaGAGTGAATTTTCATATGTTCATTAAAATCCTTTTTTATTGCAAATTGCTTAACACATATTTCACATGTTAATGTCTTTTCTTCAGCAGGTGGACTTGTATGTGGTTTTTTATCATttgaataaacagtttttataacTTCAAATGTGTCCTCCTCTTGTGTAAACCCTGAAATAAAAACCGAAACATGAATTTTCTATCTTAAGCAATTATCGCTTATTAAAATTGCATGctcaatatttattttatcaATCTCTAGAGTTGTCCTACTCTATATAAAGAACATCAAGCGGTACTATATACGTACGCTATAATAAATACTCAAAATCAAGTATCTTTTCAAAAAATCAATCTTTTACTTTTGTGCTAATTTTTCTGAGGAGTTTGAGAGTGAACACGGAGATGCAGCCATTTATTTAAGAGAGAATATGAATGACAGagaaaaaagtggtacagtaggcggtactgttgACTAGTACGAAGCTTCGTGAACGTGAACATGAGGAAAGTCAGTAATTGATGTTGACCATAATCTagatttgtttcaatattttatatgtagtttCAATAGTTATCTACCACTCATAAAAACAtagtttagtttttatttttttatataggtatatagTTGTGGCaagcttttaaaaatttttttaaccaaTATAGAATTCGCAGTTTACTGTTTTTTTGATCGATGAATATGTTATTTAACACATTTAGAACTCCAATACCTaaggttttttttaatactaatatcttacaataaaatgaaaaatatattatacaaGCATCTGTGAGATGAGGCCTTTCTATATGTGTTCCAAAATGTGAGCTTTTAATGTTAAGCACCATAAAAGCTATGTTCACTTTGCAATATGTTGTAGGAGGTCCCATTCCCACATTTATATAATCATTCGTTAATTACTAAAGGAAACTGAATCTATTGATACATGTTTACAAGTTTGGGACAATGATGAGTTTAATGCAATGAACATAACCGCATGATGTCAGTGTTGCCATATCGTCAGTTATTTCATACTCTcatattacataaataaaatgcatcaaaatgatatgaaaattaatagtttttaatgaaattaattaatttaaaaaatgaatgtGCACATAtaataaaatgatataaaaaattagtagtataaattaaatctaaaaaaattaagataaactAAAGAGTACACTACATTAAACtcaattttaagtttattttccaATGTGAACTGTCGAGTGtgtatttaaagattttttataagaaaactgcaccaaacaaatttcacacttgtatggtttctCTCCAGTGTGTACTCCCAAATGTGCTTTCAAATTACTTTTCTGAGAAAACtgattaaaacaaatttcacatttgtatggTTTTTGTCCAGTGTGCGTTGCTGTGTGCCGTTTCAAATTACATTCATAAGCAAACTGCTTataacaaatttcgcacttgtaaggtttttctccagtgtgcgctGCTGTATGTTGTTTGAAATAGTTTGCGTTACTAAACACCTtataacaaatttcacacttgtaaattTTATATCCTGTATGAATTCTCAAATGGATTTTTAAGTCATATTTTCgggaaaactgcttaaaacaaatttcacacttatatggtttttctccagtgtgtttTCTTACATGATGTGTTAAATGACCTAGTTGggaaaattgcttaaaacaaatttcacatttgtgaggtttttctccagtgtgtattctcatatGACATTTCAAAATACTACGACGAGAAAaaagcttaaaacaaatttcacacttgtgtgttttttctccagtgtgaacttttGTATGTTCATTCAAAGTACTTTTctgagtaaactgcttaaaacaaatttcacaccgGTAAgacttttctccagtgtgaacagGCATGTGatcatttaaattacttttttgagTAAACcgtttgaaacaaatttcacatttgtatggTTTTtgtccagtgtgcaatctcatatgTTGTTTCAAACCCATTGCTCTAGtgaactgctttaaacaaattttacacttattAGGTTTTTCTTCAGTGTGAATTTTCATATGTTCATTAAAATCCTTTTTTATAGCAAATTGCTTAACACAAATTTCACATGTTAATGTATAATCTTTAGCAAATCGACTTGTATGCGGTTTTTTATCATttgaataaacagtttttataatTTCCAATGTGTCCTCCTCTTGTGTAAACCCTAAAATAAAAACCGAAACATAAATTTTCTATCTTAAGCAATTATCGCTTATTAACATTGCATGctcaatatttattttatcaATCTCTAGAGTTGTCCTACTCTATATAAAGAACATCAAGCGGTACTATATACGTACGCTatatagtccggtaaaataaggatgcaacctcggaatgaaagataataagctgaaaatttgcatacgtctttattttgatggtataaaacttaccttaaaagtctcatataatcacgtgtccgcgacttaagatatttaaggtcaaaggttacgaaaatgagttttctacaaatatctcgtttcccttacactttatgacactTAAGGTGgcaagaaaaattgtagaatggaaaattctcttcaatgtTTGTCTGAAGTagttttatgtaccttcaacccttcttaagatagagcggaAAGAGTaagggaccgcttacctgtgtatacggtaacgcgaagtcagccagtaagATTCAATAactaataagttatatagttaattattcacttaaaatactattattatcattaaatttttattatttaataaactatatttatagataatttattaaaatcctttgtaaaaggtatatatttaaaaaccccaaacgggctgtgttagacagaacgttttcggaatacatcattccgaaaacgttctgtctaacacagcccgtttgggtttttaaatatataccttttacaaaggattttaataaattttttattatatggtatacagccaaatacaggaacgtagattccttgtggatatttatagatattaattataaaatatatattttttatataatatttattttatttttaacaaacatacaatattaaatgaaatatttcaaatgaactttaatgatatttttaacagctgtatatacgataaattaagatcaagtgcaaaattcaacaataatcatttttatatttaattaaatactgaaaaaatcatatttattatttttttaaattatatatttatttattaatccaataatcgatttattaaagttacaaatataatatatattcttttattatgtatggttaatatttttgtattaattttcttcttcatcgtcttcttcctctgactgctcaatatcggattcatcatcatcattctcgtttattaaagtattgcaatcctgatttcctgtatccgcaattagaaccacaacctttcttgcaattgcaaaatattgtattcagcagtacttctggtgctggcggtaataatgttgttattggttccagaaattcattttgcattacccagccgaattcttggggttctaaatcatttcccaaccaaatttgggtctgataagagacacgaatgatatgctgacgagctgctgcacttgaaggtggaagacttgataactgcactggtttgttgagtcttgttgatttgatgaactgggtgtatcgaaaagagtctatatcgtcttctgatgttggagcattatacgctgctaagaaaatacgtactccattttcaaataattcttgtattaacttgttacaaatatattaacttgttacaaataaaacacaaatcagccattgcaattaaaaatattcactcaaAATTATACGTCTGTCGATGCTAAGATGTCGTTTTCAACTgaacgataaaataaatttttttctgtaaagaaatactaacgcagagaaatagctctaccctaccattcccatcatcaagtgaaatatccctccaccgctattgtgcgtatatacatagaagtcccaaactcattcgccacggtgtgtagaaagtcatattaaaaaaaaaccggttagttcatatataacaaaggagcatctgctacagcttcgcagaaacagcaaccgtcgtacaagagatttgtatttcgagatataatattcgtagtaacatggacgaaaagtattttatttaatattgtatgtttgttaaaaataaaataaatattatataaaaatatatattttataattaatatctataaatatagtttattaaataataaataataaaaagttaatgataataatagtattttaagtgaataattaactatataacttattatttattgcatcctactggctgacttcgcgttaccgtatacacaggtaagcggtccccactctttgcgctctatcttaagaagggttgaaggtacataaaagtacttgagacaaaaattgaagagaattttccattctacaatttttcttactaccttaaatgtcataaagtgtaagggaaacgagatatttgcagaaaactcattttcgtgacctttgaccttaaatatcttcaagtcgcggacacgtgattatatgagacttttgaggtaagttttataccatcaaaacaaagacgtatgcaaattttcatcttataatctttcattccgaggtttgcccccttttttgccttattttactggattaataataaatactCAAAATCAAGTATCTTTTCAAAAAATCAATCTTTTACTTTTGTGGTAATTTTTGTAGGGAGTTTGAGAGTGAACACGGAGATGCAGCCATTTATTTAAGAGAGAATATGAATGACagaaaaaagtggtacagtagacGGTACTGTTGACTAGCACGAAGCTTCGTGAACGTGAACATGAGGAAAGTCAGTAATTGATGTCGACCATAATCTagatttgtttcaatattttatatgtagtttCAATAGTTATCTACCACTCATAAAAACAtagtttagtttttatttttttgtatatatagtTTTGACaagcttttaaaattttttttaaccaaTATAGAATTCGCAGTTTACTGTTTTTTTGATCAATGAATATGTTATTTAACACACTTAGAACTCCAATACCTAaggtttttttaatactaatgtcttacaataaaatgaaaaatatattatacaaGCATCTGTGAGATGAGGCCTTTCTATTTGTGTTCCAAAATGTGAGCTTTTAATGTTAAGCACCATAAAAGCTATGTTCACTTTGCAATATGTTGTAGGAGGTCCCATTCCCACATTTATATAATCATTCGTTAATTACTAAAGGAAACTGAATCTATTGATACATGTTTACAAGTTTGGGACAATGATGAGTTTAATGCAATGAACATAACCGCATGATGTCAGTGTTGCCATATCGTCAGTTATTTCATACTCTCATATTACATAATTAAAATGCATCAAAATGATATGAAAattaatagtttttaataaaattaattaatttaaaaaatgaatgtGCACATAtaataaaatgatataaaaaattagtagtataaattaaatctaaaaaaacTAAGATAAACTAAAGAGTACACTACATTAAACtcaattttaagtttattttccaATGTGAACTGTCGAGTgtttatttaaagattttttataagAAAACTGCAccgaacaaatttcacacttgtatggtttctctccagtgtgtactcccaagtgtgttttcaaattacttttctgagaaaactgattaaaacaaatttcacatttgtatggtttttctccagtgtgtattctcatatGACATTTCAAAATACTACGACGAGAAAAaagcttgaaacaaatttcacacttgtgtgttttttctccagtgtgaacttttGTATGGTCATTCAAAGTACTTTTctgagtaaactgcttaaaacaaatttcacaccgGTAAgacttttctccagtgtgaacagGCATGTGatcatttaaattacttttttgagTAAAccgcttgaaacaaatttcacatttgtatggtttttttccagtgtgcaatctcatatgTTGTTTCAAACCCATTGCTCTAGtgaactgctttaaacaaattttacacttgtatggtttttctccagtgtgtaatcCCAAATGTGCTTTCAAATTACTTTTCTTAGAAAACTgattcaaacaaatttcacacttgtacggtttttctGCAGTGTGCGATGCTGTATGCCGTTTCAAATGACATGCATAACCAAACTGCTTAtgacaaatttcgcacttgtaaagTTTTTCTCGAGTATGCGTTGCTACATGTTGTTTCAAAAATTGAGCCACACCAAACTCCTTatagcaaatttcacacttgtaaggtttatCTTCAGTATGAATTTCCAAATGGATTTTAAAGTCGAATTTCCgggaaaactgcttaaaacaaatttcacacttatatggtttttctccagtgtgcaatcgcATATGTAGTGTCAAAGCACTAGTGTGAGAAAACTgattcaaacaaatttcacacttgtaaggtttttctccagtatgcaatCTCATATGTCGTTTCATATCACTTTGCCAAGAAAACTCCTTAACACAAatctcacacttgtaaggtttttccccagtgtgaaCAGGCATGTGataatttaaattacatttttgagTAAACtgtttgaaacaaatttcacatttgtatggTTTTTGTCCAGTGTGCAATTTCATATGTTGTTTCAAACCCATTGCTCTAGtgaactgctttaaacaaattttacacttataaggtttttcttcaGAGTGAATTTTCATATGTTCATTAAAATCCTT from the Diabrotica undecimpunctata isolate CICGRU chromosome 1, icDiaUnde3, whole genome shotgun sequence genome contains:
- the LOC140443664 gene encoding uncharacterized protein isoform X2; this encodes MEVKQVVSDGACKAEICCNAVDDVLLDICKFEIKEEPKTETADDALYLDLQDFPIKTQIEHKLTSYEGQKNQEGFTQEEDTLEIIKTVYSNDKKPHTSRFAKDYTLTCEICVKQFAIKKDFNEHMKIHTEEKPNKCKICLKQFTRAMGLKQHMRLHTGQKPYKCEICFKRFTQKSNLNDHMPVHTGEKSYRCEICFKQFTQKSTLNEHTKVHTGEKTHKCEICFKLFSRRSILKCHMRIHTGEKPHKCEICFKQFSQLGHLTHHVRKHTGEKPYKCEICFKQFSRKYDLKIHLRIHTGYKIYKCEICYKVFSNANYFKQHTAAHTGEKPYKCEICYKQFAYECNLKRHTATHTGQKPYKCEICFNQFSQKSNLKAHLGVHTGEKPYKCEICLVQFSYKKSLNTHSTVHIGK
- the LOC140443664 gene encoding uncharacterized protein isoform X1 — translated: MEVKQVVSDGACKAEICCNAVDDVLLDICKFEIKEEPKTETADDALYLDLQDFPIKTQIEHKLTSYEGQKNQEGYTQEEDTFEVIKTVYSNDKKPHTSPPAEEKTLTCEICVKQFAIKKDFNEHMKIHSEEKPYKCKICLKQFTRAMGLKQHMKLHTGQKPYKCEICFKQFTQKCNLNYHMPVHTGEKPYKCEICVKEFSWQSDMKRHMRLHTGEKPYKCEICLNQFSHTSALTLHMRLHTGEKPYKCEICFKQFSRKFDFKIHLEIHTEDKPYKCEICYKEFGVAQFLKQHVATHTREKLYKCEICHKQFGYACHLKRHTASHTAEKPYKCEICLNQFSKKSNLKAHLGLHTGEKPYKCKICLKQFTRAMGLKQHMRLHTGKKPYKCEICFKRFTQKSNLNDHMPVHTGEKSYRCEICFKQFTQKSTLNDHTKVHTGEKTHKCEICFKLFSRRSILKCHMRIHTGEKPYKCEICFNQFSQKSNLKTHLGVHTGEKPYKCEICSVQFSYKKSLNKHSTVHIGK